In the genome of Pseudomonas sp. LBUM920, one region contains:
- the pepP gene encoding Xaa-Pro aminopeptidase: protein MIHIPKAEYTRRRKALMAQMEPNSIAILPAAAVAIRNRDVEHVYRQDSDFQYLSGFPEPEAVIVLMPGRQHGEYVLFCRERNAERELWDGLRAGTEGAIRDFGADDAFPITDIDDILPGLIEGRDRVYSAMGSNAEFDRHVMEWINVIRSKAHLGAQPPNEFVALDHLLHDMRLYKSAAEVKVMREAARISCAAHVKAMQASRAGLYEFSLEAELDYEFRKGGAKMPAYGSIVAAGRNSCILHYQQNDAVLKDGDLVLIDAGCEIDCYASDITRTWPVNGRFSPEQKAIYEIVLASQEAAFAEIAPNKHWNQAHEATVRVITAGLVKLGLLQGDVDELIASEAYRAFYMHRAGHWLGMDVHDVGEYKVGGEWRVLEVGMALTVEPGIYISPDNQNVAKKWRGIGVRIEDDVVVTKQGCEILTGGVPKTVADIEALMAAAR from the coding sequence ATGATCCATATCCCGAAAGCGGAATACACCCGTCGCCGCAAGGCGCTCATGGCGCAGATGGAACCCAACAGCATCGCAATTCTGCCGGCCGCCGCCGTGGCGATCCGCAACCGTGATGTCGAGCATGTTTACCGCCAGGACAGCGACTTTCAATACCTGAGCGGCTTCCCTGAACCGGAAGCGGTGATCGTGCTGATGCCTGGTCGCCAGCACGGCGAGTACGTGCTGTTCTGCCGCGAGCGCAATGCCGAGCGCGAATTGTGGGACGGCCTGCGCGCTGGCACCGAAGGCGCGATCCGTGACTTTGGCGCCGACGACGCGTTTCCCATCACCGATATCGACGACATCCTGCCCGGCCTGATCGAAGGCCGTGACCGGGTGTATTCGGCCATGGGCAGCAACGCCGAATTCGACCGGCACGTGATGGAATGGATCAACGTGATCCGCTCTAAAGCGCACCTGGGCGCCCAGCCACCGAACGAGTTTGTTGCCCTGGATCACCTGCTTCACGACATGCGCCTGTATAAATCGGCGGCAGAAGTGAAGGTGATGCGCGAGGCCGCGCGAATTTCCTGCGCGGCGCACGTCAAGGCGATGCAGGCCAGCCGCGCCGGGTTATATGAGTTCAGCCTCGAAGCCGAGCTGGATTACGAATTCCGCAAGGGCGGCGCGAAGATGCCGGCCTATGGCTCCATCGTCGCTGCCGGGCGTAACAGCTGCATCCTGCATTACCAGCAGAATGACGCCGTGCTCAAGGACGGCGACCTGGTGCTGATCGACGCCGGTTGCGAGATCGACTGCTACGCCAGCGACATCACCCGCACCTGGCCGGTCAACGGCAGGTTTTCGCCCGAGCAAAAGGCGATCTACGAGATTGTGCTGGCCTCCCAGGAAGCCGCCTTTGCCGAGATCGCGCCGAACAAACATTGGAACCAGGCCCATGAGGCGACGGTGCGCGTCATCACCGCCGGGCTGGTAAAGCTGGGACTGCTGCAAGGCGATGTCGACGAGTTGATCGCCAGCGAAGCCTACCGCGCTTTTTATATGCACCGCGCCGGCCATTGGCTGGGCATGGACGTGCATGATGTGGGCGAATACAAGGTGGGCGGCGAATGGCGGGTGCTGGAAGTCGGCATGGCGTTGACCGTGGAACCCGGCATCTATATTTCGCCGGACAACCAGAACGTGGCGAAGAAATGGCGTGGCATTGGCGTACGCATCGAGGACGACGTGGTAGTGACCAAGCAAGGCTGTGAAATTCTGACCGGCGGCGTGCCCAAGACCGTCGCTGACATCGAAGCGCTGATGGCGGCTGCCCGATGA